From a single Candidatus Izimaplasma bacterium HR1 genomic region:
- a CDS encoding Alpha/beta hydrolase family protein: MSPISLIEIERNNMKSNHKLYANENGNSLVVVFPGGGNSCDRPLLQYLRSYFLNENFDVLCASYRNLFRSEETSDEIMDSIADGVNNAINEVSKGKDYKDIIFISRSAGNLASSKLRVKHSINVKKSIYISPTVDAIEYINEYPGIVVTASNDTYLNNDEVIKLSNSGKSEVIVFKDGNHGLETENTLESMDFHKLAMSKIIEYYNK; this comes from the coding sequence ATGAGCCCAATTTCTTTAATTGAAATCGAAAGAAACAACATGAAATCAAATCATAAGTTATACGCAAATGAGAATGGTAATTCTCTAGTTGTTGTTTTTCCAGGCGGAGGTAATTCTTGTGACAGACCGCTTCTTCAGTATTTAAGAAGTTATTTTTTAAATGAGAATTTTGATGTATTATGTGCTTCTTATCGAAACTTATTTAGAAGTGAGGAAACTAGTGACGAAATAATGGATAGTATCGCTGATGGCGTAAATAATGCTATTAATGAGGTTAGCAAAGGTAAAGACTATAAAGACATTATTTTCATATCGAGAAGTGCGGGGAATCTTGCTTCATCAAAATTAAGAGTGAAGCATTCTATTAATGTTAAAAAGAGTATTTACATATCACCAACTGTAGATGCTATTGAATACATTAATGAATATCCCGGTATTGTTGTCACAGCTTCTAATGATACATATCTTAATAATGACGAAGTTATTAAATTGAGTAATAGTGGAAAAAGTGAAGTTATTGTTTTTAAAGATGGTAATCATGGACTTGAAACAGAAAACACTCTTGAATCAATGGATTTTCATAAATTAGCTATGTCAAAAATAATCGAATACTATAACAAATAG
- a CDS encoding NADPH-dependent FMN reductase, which translates to MKLVIINGSPRGKASNSEVIANWIATALDKSIEVDKYYTAKITTQREAVTAVDNNSTILVIFPLYVDAMPGVTKLFFEELELVANRKENVKMYFIVHSGFMGAKHSRAVEKYLTYLSEYLGFEYMGTAIKPSSEGIRLMPENTMLDIKNDFVELSKDISKGIEFNRNTLKSLAGFELPPEEFKTGIKESNGETGYFSYLLNQNNAFDKRYDKPYKRSK; encoded by the coding sequence ATGAAATTAGTAATTATTAATGGTTCTCCCAGAGGTAAAGCGTCAAACTCTGAAGTTATTGCAAATTGGATCGCAACTGCACTAGATAAAAGTATCGAAGTAGATAAGTATTATACAGCTAAAATAACTACTCAAAGAGAAGCAGTAACTGCAGTTGACAATAATTCTACTATATTAGTAATTTTCCCGCTCTATGTTGATGCGATGCCTGGAGTAACTAAGTTATTTTTTGAAGAATTAGAGCTTGTAGCAAATAGAAAAGAGAACGTAAAAATGTACTTTATTGTTCATAGTGGATTTATGGGAGCAAAACACAGTAGAGCTGTTGAAAAATATCTAACTTACCTGTCTGAATATCTTGGTTTTGAATATATGGGAACAGCAATAAAACCTAGTTCAGAAGGTATTAGACTAATGCCTGAAAACACCATGCTTGATATTAAGAATGACTTTGTTGAATTATCAAAGGATATCTCAAAAGGTATAGAATTTAATAGAAATACCTTGAAGAGTCTAGCAGGATTCGAACTACCTCCTGAAGAATTCAAAACAGGAATAAAGGAAAGTAATGGTGAAACGGGATATTTCTCATATTTGCTGAACCAAAATAATGCTTTTGATAAGAGATATGATAAACCGTATAAAAGATCAAAATAA
- the rhlE_1 gene encoding ATP-dependent RNA helicase RhlE encodes MTFKELYVIDPILKALEAKEYSEPTPIQLESIPVLLQGKDILGSAQTGTGKTAAFAIPILQNLHFEKVNDPSNRNIKALVLAPTRELALQIHDNFKEYGRNIRLRTTVIYGGVPQSKQVRILQNGVDILVATPGRLLDLIQQRKLTLAHVTYLVLDEADRMLDMGFVKDVRKIVAMVKKERQTMFFSATMPQAIVTLSNEMLHKPVRIMVTPEEEMIDKIKQSIYYVGKKKKIDLLVDLLKKKDLKSVLVFSRTKHGANKIVKLLDQLDIASAAIHGNKSQSARQKALNSFKQKKTRVLVATDIAARGIDVDELSHVINYDLPEVPETYIHRIGRTGRAGLGGVAISFCSHDEIDLLKDIQKHIQMQITVKTDSVYAIEPSALPIESKSKSNQRNSNQSNKSKNNKSYSRKRARNKKVTPKNYSKYDNKNRSRNR; translated from the coding sequence ATGACATTTAAAGAACTATACGTTATCGATCCAATATTAAAGGCATTAGAAGCTAAGGAATATTCTGAACCAACACCGATTCAACTTGAATCTATCCCGGTGTTGTTACAAGGAAAAGACATCCTAGGTAGTGCTCAAACAGGGACAGGGAAAACAGCAGCATTTGCAATCCCGATTCTTCAAAATCTACACTTTGAAAAAGTTAATGACCCTTCAAATAGAAATATCAAAGCACTAGTACTTGCACCAACAAGAGAACTAGCCTTACAAATTCATGACAACTTCAAAGAGTACGGTAGAAACATTAGACTAAGAACTACCGTAATTTACGGAGGAGTACCACAATCTAAGCAAGTTAGAATCCTCCAAAACGGTGTTGATATTTTAGTAGCTACTCCAGGTAGATTATTAGATTTAATCCAACAAAGAAAACTTACTCTTGCACATGTCACATATCTAGTTTTAGATGAAGCTGATAGAATGTTAGATATGGGGTTTGTTAAAGATGTAAGAAAAATTGTCGCAATGGTTAAAAAAGAAAGACAAACAATGTTCTTCTCAGCTACAATGCCACAGGCAATTGTAACTCTTTCCAATGAAATGTTACATAAACCAGTAAGAATAATGGTAACCCCAGAAGAAGAAATGATTGATAAAATCAAGCAATCTATTTACTATGTCGGTAAAAAGAAAAAGATTGATTTACTAGTTGATCTTCTTAAAAAGAAAGATCTAAAATCTGTTTTAGTATTTTCAAGAACTAAACATGGAGCTAATAAAATTGTTAAGCTATTAGATCAATTAGATATAGCTTCAGCAGCAATTCATGGAAATAAATCACAAAGTGCAAGACAAAAAGCCCTAAACTCATTTAAACAGAAAAAAACAAGAGTATTAGTCGCAACAGATATCGCAGCTAGAGGAATTGATGTTGACGAGTTATCTCATGTTATCAATTATGACCTACCAGAAGTCCCAGAAACATATATTCATCGTATCGGTAGAACTGGACGAGCTGGTCTAGGGGGAGTTGCTATTTCATTTTGTTCTCATGATGAAATAGATTTATTAAAAGATATTCAAAAGCATATCCAAATGCAAATTACTGTAAAGACAGATTCAGTATATGCAATAGAACCAAGTGCTTTACCAATTGAATCAAAAAGTAAAAGCAATCAAAGAAACAGCAATCAATCTAATAAAAGTAAAAACAATAAATCATATTCTCGTAAAAGAGCAAGAAATAAGAAAGTGACACCTAAGAACTACTCAAAATACGACAATAAGAATCGCTCTAGAAATAGATAA
- the bicA gene encoding Bicarbonate transporter BicA codes for MTRIINNLFNRKRDIKTELLAGITVSLALVPEAIAFSFVAGVSPLVGLYSAFIVGLLTAIFGGRPGMISGATGALAVVMVELVFEHGVEYLFAAVVVMGLIQILVGLLKLGKFSRIIPETVMLGFVNGLAIVIFLAQLGNFKTDGVWVFDLRFVVTIIIVIITMLMMQYLPKIKKSIPGALIAIVAISSIVFIFNIDVTTVGDLASVKGGLPSFHIPVVPFKSETLSIILPYAFIFASIGLIESLMTLRLVDDITDTRGSTDKECIGQGIANTVTGLFGGMGGCAMIGQSMINVENGGRTRLSGISAALFLLTFILFGSTLIEQIPIAVLTGVMFMVVISTFEWLSFRIIRKIPKSDAFVIILVTVVTIFADLAIAVGLGIVASSLVFAWKKGNNILIEYAESKNGCKEYHVKGVLFFGSVANFNERFDPTNDPEKVIVNFGHARIFDYSGVEALSLLTEKYEKLGKRIYVKNINKDCKRIVKKAENLGKIYLYSDFAFPE; via the coding sequence ATGACAAGAATTATTAATAATCTCTTTAATAGAAAAAGAGATATCAAAACAGAATTATTAGCAGGAATTACAGTATCGTTAGCATTAGTTCCTGAGGCTATAGCATTTTCTTTTGTAGCCGGAGTTTCTCCTTTAGTAGGATTATACTCTGCCTTCATTGTAGGTTTACTAACAGCAATTTTTGGTGGTAGACCAGGAATGATTAGTGGAGCTACTGGTGCATTAGCAGTTGTTATGGTTGAGTTAGTATTTGAACATGGTGTTGAGTACTTATTTGCTGCTGTTGTGGTAATGGGTCTAATTCAAATATTGGTTGGTCTATTAAAATTAGGTAAATTCTCTAGAATTATCCCTGAAACTGTTATGTTAGGGTTTGTTAACGGATTAGCTATCGTAATATTTTTGGCTCAACTTGGTAACTTTAAAACAGATGGCGTTTGGGTATTTGATTTACGTTTTGTAGTTACTATCATTATTGTTATTATTACGATGTTGATGATGCAATATTTACCGAAGATTAAAAAGAGTATTCCTGGAGCTCTAATTGCGATTGTCGCAATTAGTTCAATTGTCTTTATCTTTAATATTGATGTAACTACAGTTGGTGATTTAGCGAGTGTTAAAGGTGGTCTTCCTTCTTTCCATATTCCTGTAGTCCCTTTTAAATCAGAAACTTTAAGCATCATTCTTCCATATGCATTTATCTTTGCATCAATTGGATTAATTGAATCACTAATGACCCTTAGACTTGTTGATGATATTACCGATACTAGGGGTAGTACTGATAAGGAATGTATTGGCCAAGGTATTGCCAATACAGTAACTGGATTATTTGGTGGTATGGGTGGTTGTGCTATGATTGGACAATCTATGATCAATGTTGAGAATGGTGGTAGAACAAGATTATCTGGTATTTCAGCTGCATTGTTCTTACTAACATTTATTCTATTTGGTTCTACTCTTATTGAGCAAATTCCTATTGCTGTATTAACTGGTGTAATGTTTATGGTAGTTATATCTACTTTTGAATGGTTAAGTTTTAGAATCATTAGAAAAATACCTAAAAGTGATGCTTTTGTTATCATCTTAGTAACAGTCGTAACAATCTTTGCCGATTTAGCAATTGCTGTTGGACTTGGTATTGTTGCTTCAAGTTTAGTATTTGCCTGGAAGAAGGGTAATAACATTTTAATTGAATATGCTGAAAGCAAGAATGGTTGTAAAGAATACCATGTAAAAGGTGTTTTATTCTTTGGTTCAGTCGCAAACTTCAATGAAAGATTTGATCCTACAAATGACCCAGAAAAAGTAATTGTTAATTTTGGGCATGCTAGAATCTTTGATTATTCTGGTGTTGAAGCATTAAGTTTACTTACTGAGAAATATGAAAAACTAGGTAAAAGAATTTATGTTAAAAATATCAACAAGGATTGTAAACGTATAGTTAAGAAAGCGGAGAATCTTGGTAAGATTTACTTGTATAGTGATTTTGCTTTTCCTGAGTAA
- a CDS encoding Putative esterase produces the protein MKEYTVIITYSEELERDVKVYVSLPDNYHNSDKSYPVLYMNDGEILFNDYDGYTGKSWGIMESFKTDPSSPEVVLVGIMSAEVRNNELFPFTFKSRKSDAVFGGKAKDYLDYIVNTLMPVINKKYRVLTTPDKTGILGISVGGVCSMYAATSHSEHFKLFASISSALRPNYNEMVELMEESDFSNINKMYLDVGTNESPNENVSKLYVDTNQTIANILKDKTHPDKIKFELIEGSQHIEEDWDKRFPSIIKYLFN, from the coding sequence ATGAAAGAATACACAGTAATAATTACTTATTCAGAAGAATTAGAAAGAGACGTAAAAGTATATGTCTCACTACCAGATAACTACCACAATAGTGACAAATCTTATCCAGTACTATATATGAATGATGGCGAAATCTTGTTTAATGATTACGACGGATATACTGGTAAGAGTTGGGGAATTATGGAAAGTTTTAAAACTGATCCAAGTTCACCAGAAGTAGTATTAGTTGGAATTATGTCAGCAGAAGTAAGAAATAATGAATTGTTCCCATTCACTTTTAAATCTCGTAAGAGTGATGCAGTGTTTGGTGGGAAGGCAAAGGATTATTTGGATTATATCGTAAATACATTGATGCCGGTAATAAATAAAAAATATCGAGTATTAACAACACCAGATAAAACAGGAATTTTAGGGATCTCAGTTGGTGGAGTATGCTCGATGTATGCAGCAACCTCACATTCAGAGCATTTCAAATTGTTTGCCAGTATTTCAAGTGCTCTAAGACCTAACTATAACGAAATGGTTGAGTTGATGGAAGAAAGTGATTTTTCTAATATCAATAAAATGTATCTAGATGTTGGAACGAATGAATCACCAAATGAGAATGTTAGTAAATTATATGTCGATACCAATCAGACAATAGCTAATATTTTAAAAGATAAAACCCACCCAGATAAAATCAAATTTGAATTAATAGAAGGTTCGCAACATATAGAAGAAGATTGGGATAAACGTTTCCCTAGTATAATTAAATACCTGTTTAATTAG
- the ccrA2 gene encoding Crotonyl-CoA reductase yields MKAIIRNKYGGYNNIQYTDVEEPELTDDSVLIKVHAASINQADVYMLQGKPLPLRFMTGLFKPKNKVLGSDVSGVITKVGSNITDYKVGDAVFGELLMNQASGYSEYAVMIPKQMTLKPDNVTHSEAAAVSMAGFTALQGARLANVKEGDKVLIYGASGGVGTFMIQVCKYFKAHVTAVVSTRNIDVAKASGADIIIDYKVEKWDASNIKYDVILACNGYNKLSRYRDALKSDGRYVISGGSMKQITDIMIKKPFLRGKKDMLFTNFVAKISKDDLDLMADLLNKKLIVPHIDKEFPLAAGKDAIKHFMENKTIGKTIIRVI; encoded by the coding sequence ATGAAGGCAATTATAAGAAATAAGTATGGTGGTTATAATAACATTCAATATACAGATGTAGAAGAACCAGAACTTACAGATGATTCAGTTCTAATTAAAGTTCATGCTGCTAGCATCAATCAAGCTGATGTTTATATGCTTCAAGGAAAACCATTACCATTACGCTTTATGACTGGTTTATTTAAACCTAAGAATAAAGTTCTTGGTTCTGATGTTTCTGGAGTAATTACTAAAGTTGGTAGTAATATTACAGACTATAAAGTTGGAGATGCTGTTTTTGGTGAACTTTTGATGAATCAAGCTTCAGGTTATTCTGAATATGCTGTAATGATTCCAAAGCAAATGACATTAAAACCTGATAACGTTACACATAGTGAAGCCGCTGCTGTTAGTATGGCTGGTTTTACAGCATTACAAGGTGCAAGATTAGCTAACGTTAAAGAAGGGGACAAGGTATTAATCTATGGTGCTTCAGGTGGGGTTGGTACTTTCATGATCCAAGTATGCAAATACTTTAAAGCACATGTTACTGCCGTAGTTTCTACAAGAAATATCGACGTTGCTAAAGCTTCTGGAGCGGATATAATTATTGATTACAAAGTTGAGAAATGGGATGCTAGTAATATTAAGTACGATGTCATTCTTGCTTGTAACGGATATAACAAGCTATCAAGATATCGAGATGCTTTAAAGAGTGATGGAAGATATGTTATTTCCGGTGGTTCAATGAAGCAAATAACTGATATTATGATTAAGAAACCTTTCTTAAGAGGAAAGAAAGATATGCTCTTTACAAACTTTGTTGCTAAAATTTCTAAAGACGATTTAGATTTAATGGCAGATTTGCTAAATAAGAAATTGATTGTTCCTCATATTGATAAGGAATTCCCCCTTGCAGCTGGAAAAGATGCAATTAAACACTTCATGGAAAACAAAACAATTGGTAAAACAATCATAAGAGTAATATAA
- the ytrB_2 gene encoding ABC transporter ATP-binding protein YtrB, whose translation MDSLVVENLTKTYEKFKLDNISFSIPKGYIMGFIGENGAGKTTTINALLNVIKKDSGTVTVFGKNIDEHELELKKNIGFVSGDSFYLKSKVNDITDVYKRFFTEWDNNVYQEYLKKFDLDPTKRLEELSKGMKMKYSIALALSHHAELLILDEPTSGLDPVARDGLLELFQSLVEDGNVSILFSTHITSDLEKCADYITFIQKGKMIESSSKDDLIDKYRLVNGTVKELDSIKSKLISYKTNAFGFNGLIQTDKVVKSDSIRYGQPSLDDIMIYYANKEEIK comes from the coding sequence ATGGATAGTTTAGTTGTAGAAAACTTAACAAAGACATATGAAAAGTTTAAATTAGATAATATATCATTCTCAATTCCAAAAGGATATATTATGGGGTTTATAGGAGAAAACGGTGCTGGGAAAACTACCACAATCAATGCGCTATTAAATGTAATAAAAAAAGATTCAGGGACAGTTACTGTGTTTGGTAAAAACATAGATGAACATGAACTTGAACTAAAAAAGAATATAGGGTTTGTATCAGGAGATTCGTTTTATCTAAAAAGTAAAGTTAATGATATTACTGATGTATATAAAAGATTCTTCACTGAATGGGATAATAATGTATATCAAGAATATTTAAAGAAATTCGATTTAGATCCTACTAAAAGACTAGAAGAACTTTCAAAAGGTATGAAAATGAAGTATTCAATAGCTCTTGCGTTATCACATCACGCAGAACTACTAATCCTTGATGAACCAACAAGTGGATTAGATCCAGTTGCTCGTGATGGATTACTTGAACTATTTCAATCATTAGTAGAAGATGGAAACGTAAGTATTTTGTTTTCAACACATATCACAAGTGATTTAGAAAAATGTGCTGATTATATCACTTTTATCCAAAAAGGTAAAATGATTGAATCAAGTTCTAAGGACGATTTAATTGATAAATACCGATTGGTTAACGGAACTGTCAAAGAATTAGATTCAATAAAGAGTAAACTTATTTCTTATAAAACAAATGCATTTGGGTTTAACGGTTTAATACAGACAGATAAAGTAGTTAAGAGCGATTCAATACGATATGGACAGCCATCATTAGATGACATCATGATATATTATGCTAACAAGGAGGAAATCAAATGA
- the ytrA gene encoding HTH-type transcriptional repressor YtrA, with product MEFLSVSNQSQTPIYQQLYEQISSQILNGILTSDTILPSIRGMAKELRVSIITIKKTWELLERNNYIYTVAGKGSYVMKNTKKSLEKKRQKTIKNVLEENVNRCKQMGMSEEELLIVVSELYNVT from the coding sequence GTGGAATTTCTATCAGTAAGTAATCAATCACAAACGCCGATATACCAACAATTATATGAGCAAATATCATCACAAATATTAAATGGCATCTTAACATCTGACACCATATTACCTTCCATCAGAGGCATGGCGAAAGAATTACGTGTAAGTATCATTACTATTAAAAAAACATGGGAATTATTAGAAAGAAACAACTATATTTATACCGTAGCTGGAAAAGGATCATATGTTATGAAGAATACAAAGAAATCCCTAGAAAAGAAGAGACAGAAGACTATAAAAAACGTTCTAGAAGAGAACGTAAATAGATGTAAGCAAATGGGTATGTCAGAAGAAGAATTACTCATAGTGGTTTCTGAATTATATAATGTAACTTAA
- the ftnA gene encoding putative ferritin-1, with the protein MNKRLEDAINEQLNFEIESAHVYLAMQGYIATLGLPGFENWLAVQYQEELAHSTKFMKYINERGGRVLIKGFEDPRTDYKSVLEVFEVALNHEFEVTARINNIMKIAHEESDYATISFMGWFVDEQVEEEDNFSTLIDKIKLVKDAGLYMLDKELATRVFVDPNQA; encoded by the coding sequence ATGAATAAAAGATTAGAAGACGCAATTAATGAACAATTAAATTTCGAAATTGAATCAGCTCATGTATATTTAGCTATGCAAGGTTATATCGCAACATTAGGGTTACCTGGATTTGAAAATTGGTTAGCTGTTCAATATCAAGAAGAGTTAGCTCATTCAACTAAGTTCATGAAATATATCAATGAACGTGGTGGAAGAGTACTAATTAAAGGATTCGAAGATCCTCGTACTGATTATAAGAGTGTATTAGAAGTATTCGAAGTTGCTTTAAATCATGAATTTGAAGTTACTGCAAGAATCAATAACATCATGAAGATAGCTCACGAAGAAAGTGATTACGCTACAATTAGCTTCATGGGTTGGTTTGTTGATGAACAAGTTGAAGAGGAAGATAACTTCTCTACATTAATCGATAAAATCAAATTAGTTAAAGATGCTGGTCTTTATATGTTAGATAAAGAATTAGCAACAAGAGTATTTGTCGATCCAAATCAAGCATAG
- the rnhC gene encoding Ribonuclease HIII — MNFVLKLDEPDVLRVIAFYQDYKKSSNNEHIRFFAKTDFISVSVYKSGKVMFQGEDSEPEYDMWKIMLNISEEPKEKKKVKTPLYNDYFYPSIGSDEVGTGDFFGPVTVCAAYLRKEDIEFVKGLGIDDSKKISDDKILIIGEQLKDRVPFSLLTLHNEKFNELTKRGFNMNKIKAYLHNKAILNLLGKINGTPEVIIDQFAEEKLYFRYLNDETKVYRNVTLTTKAESKYASVAIGSIIARYAFLKHFDNLSKEAGYHLLKGANAEVDKVAARMIKDKGINYLYSYAKLNFKNLEKAKAICEDLLKR, encoded by the coding sequence ATGAACTTTGTGCTTAAATTAGATGAACCAGATGTATTAAGAGTCATCGCTTTCTATCAAGATTATAAAAAATCTTCGAATAATGAACATATCCGTTTTTTCGCAAAAACGGATTTTATTAGTGTATCGGTTTATAAATCAGGTAAAGTAATGTTTCAAGGTGAAGATAGTGAACCGGAATACGACATGTGGAAGATTATGTTAAATATAAGTGAAGAGCCTAAGGAAAAGAAAAAGGTAAAAACACCTTTATACAACGACTACTTCTATCCCTCAATCGGGAGTGATGAAGTTGGGACTGGCGATTTCTTTGGTCCGGTTACTGTATGTGCTGCTTATTTAAGGAAAGAGGATATCGAATTTGTTAAAGGATTAGGTATTGATGATTCTAAAAAGATATCTGATGATAAAATATTGATAATTGGTGAACAGTTGAAAGACCGTGTTCCTTTCAGTTTATTAACTTTACATAATGAAAAGTTTAATGAGTTAACAAAGCGTGGCTTTAATATGAACAAGATAAAGGCTTATTTACATAATAAAGCTATTCTTAACTTGTTAGGAAAAATAAACGGAACTCCAGAAGTTATTATTGATCAGTTTGCTGAAGAGAAACTCTATTTTAGATATTTAAATGATGAAACTAAAGTATATCGAAACGTTACCTTAACAACAAAAGCTGAAAGCAAATATGCTTCTGTTGCAATAGGTAGTATTATCGCAAGATATGCTTTCTTAAAGCATTTTGACAATTTAAGTAAAGAAGCTGGGTATCACTTACTAAAAGGTGCTAACGCCGAAGTAGATAAGGTTGCAGCTAGAATGATAAAGGATAAAGGTATTAATTATTTATATAGTTATGCTAAACTAAATTTTAAGAATTTAGAAAAAGCTAAGGCAATCTGTGAGGATTTACTAAAAAGGTAG